The Alistipes megaguti sequence CCTTTGTCGGATTGCCCCTTTGCCGGTTGCCCCTTTGCCGGTTGCCCCTTTGCCGGATGCCCCTTTGTCGGTTCGCCGGTTCGTCCTTTCGCCGGATGCCCCTTTTCGGTTTGCCGGTTCGTCCCTTTGCCGGGTTGCCCCTTTACGAGCCCCCTCCTCCGGCCTGCTACCGCTTGCGCAGGTAGACCGTTGCGGTGCGCGAGGTGTTGTAGATACGGATGCGGGGGTACTCCTTCCCGTCGTCGCCCGTGACGTTGAACGAGAAGTGCTCCGAGTCCATCGACTGCCGCTCCTGCCCGCCGAAACGCCGCTCGTCGGTCGAGAGGATCGGCACATACTTGCCCGGGCCCTGCACCGGCAATTCATAGTCGGGGATCGAGGCCGTGGGGTGCCAGTTGAAGACGAAGAGCAGCCGTCCGTGCGAGAAGGCCATCGTCTTGTTGTGCTCGTCCATGAGCAGGTTCCACGGATAGCCGTCCGCGAGGACCCTGTATTTCTTGACCAGCCGGATCATCGCCCGGTCGAAATCCCCCAGCCACGAGTAGCGCAGCAGACGGTTGCGCGAGAGCGACCACTGCCGCCGCGCATGGGCATAGCTCCAGCCGTTGCCCTCGCGCGGGAAGTCGATCCACTCGGGGTGCCCGAACTCGTTGCCCATGAAGTTGAGGTAGGCCTGTCCGCCGGTGGAGATCGTCATCAGCCGGATCATCATGTGCAGGGCCATGCCGCGGTCGATGATGAGGTTCTGCGAGGCGCGGTCCATGTGGAAGTACATCTCCTTGTCCATCAGACGGAAGGCGATGGTCTTGTCGCCTACGAGGGCCTGGTCGTGCGATTCGGCGTAGGCGACGGTCTTGACCTGGGGCAGACGGTCGGTCATGACGGACCACATCTCCCAGATGTTCCACTCCTCATCGGGAATATCCTTCAGCAGCTTGATCCAGAAGTCGGGGATGGCCATGCCAAGACGGTAGTCGAATCCGATGCCGCCGTCGTCGATCGGGATGCACATGCCGGGCATTCCGCTCACATCCTCGGCAATGGTGACGGCCGCCAGGCGGAATTCGTGGATCAGGCGGTTGGCCAGCGTGAGGTAGGTGATGGCATCCTCGTTGACGCCGGCGTCGAAGTAGCGGTCGCGCGAATCGAACGTGACGTAACCGTGGTGGTGGTAGATCATCGAGGTGACGCCGTCGAAGCGGAATCCGTCGAAGTGGAACTCGTCGAGCCAGTACTTGACGTTCGAGAGCAGGAAGTGCTGCACCTCCTGTTTCCCGTAGTCGAAAAGTTTCGAATCCCAGTAGGGCTGGTTTCCCTCCTCGCCCGGACGCGAGTAGAGGTGGTCCGTACCGTCGAGTTCGTTGATTCCCTCGTTGAGGTTCTTGACGTAGTGGGCGTGGACGAGGTCCATGATGACGGCCAGCCCCATCTCGTGGGCGCGGCGGATCAGCTCCTTCAGCTCCTCGGGGGTTCCGCAGCGCGACGTGGGGGCGAAGAAGCTCGAGACGTGGTAGCCGAACGAACCGTAGTAGGGGTGTTCGGCGATGGCCATCAGCTGCACGGCGTTGTAGCCGTCGCGCTTGATGATCGGGAGGATCTTCTCCGTAAATTCGCGGTAGGTGCCCACCCCTTCGCGCTCCTGGGCCATGCCGACGTGAGCCTCGTAGATGAGCAGGCTGCCGAGCGTCGAGGCGTCGAAGGCGTCGCCCTGCCAGTCGAAGGGCTCGGCCGGCTGCCAGAACTGGGCGGTGAAGTTTTTCGTCTGCTCGTCCTGCACCACGCGGCGGGCATAGGCCGGGATGCGGTCCATCCAGCCGTTATCGCCGTGGACATGGATCTTGTAGAGCGATCCGTGGGTAAGTCGGTCGCGGTACATCGCCGCGGGGAAGAAGGCGCTCCAGACACCGGCCTGGTCACGGTGCATGCGGATCTCGGTGCGCTGCCAGTTGTTGAAGTCGCCGAAGACGTAGACGTCCTGCGCCCCGGGCAGCCACTCGCGCAGCCACCATCCGTCGAGCGTGGGGTCCCACTGCCAGCCGAAGTAGCGGTAGCCGTTGGCGTAGTCGACGATCGAGCCGGCCGAGCGGACGATGTCGTCCATTTTGGCCCTGTAGCGGGCATGCCGCGCGTTGATCTGCTCCTCGACGGGCAGCAGCCACTCGTCCTGTTCGACGATCGGGAGTCGTTTGGGGGTCGTATTCTCTTTTTCCATAGGGGAGTCGTTTATACAAATGTACGAAAAATCCCGGAGCCGGGCATCATCTGCCGGGGAGTTTTTTGTCGGATCGGGAGCGGATTTTTTTCAGAACGACGGGGTCGGTCGGTAAAAAATGCGGATTTGGGGGCCCATTTTTTGCGAAACGGTAACCTGTGTTCTTCGAAAATCTCGAAAAAATTTCTAAATTTGTCGTCAAACCAAAAAGAAACACTCTCTAAAATCCAAAATCAACTATGTTCAAAGGACAACCCAAAGGTTTGTACGCCCTTTCGCTGGCCAATACGGGCGAGCGCTTCGGCTACTACACCATGCTTGCGATCTTCACGCTGTTTCTGCAGGCAAAATTCGGTTACACCGAAGCGGTTACGACCCAGATCTACGGCATCTTCCTGGCTGCGGTCTATTTCATGCCCTTCTTCGGCGGCATTCTGGCCGACCGGTTCGGCTTCGGAAAGATGGTCACGCTGGGAATCTTCGTGATGTTTGCGGGCTATGCGCTGCTCTCGATCCCGACGGGTACGGGCTTTGCGGGTCAGGCGATGATGTTCGGCGCCCTGGCGCTGATCGCCTGCGGTACGGGCCTCTTCAAGGGTAACCTCCAGGTGCTGGTGGGCAACCTCTACGACGACCCCGCCTACCAGGCCAAACGCGACAACGCCTTCTCGATCTTCTATATGGCCATCAACATCGGCGCGATGTTCGCCCCGGGCATGGCCAAATGGATCACCAACCACTTCCTGGCCCAGGACGGTCTGATCTACAACGGACAGATCCCGGCCCTGGCTCACCAGTACCTCGAGCTGGGCGATCAGATGCCCGCCGAACCGCTGGCCAAACTCCAGGAGCTGGCCGCCTCGATGAGCACGACGATCACCGATCTGGGCGAATTCTCGCGCCACTATATCGACAAGCTTTCGACGGCCTACAACATGGGCTTTGGTGTGGCGTGCCTCTCGCTGGTTGTCTCCTACCTGATCTACGTGGGCTTCCGCAAGACGTTCAAGCATGCCGACGTGACGGCCAAGCAGCAGGCAGCCGCCGCCACCTCCGCCGGTGTGAAGACGGCCGAACTGACTCCGGCACAGACCAAGTCGCGCATCACGGCGCTGATGCTTGTCTTCGCGGTGGTGATCTTCTTCTGGATGGCCTTCCACCAGAACGGTTCGACGATGACCTTCTTCGCGCGTGACTACACGACCTCCGAGGCGACGGGCATTACGCGCATGGGCTTCGATATCTTCAATCTGGTGCTGGTGCTGGTGGGAGTCTACGGCATCGTGGGCTTCTTCCAGTCGGAGAAGGGGCGCGGCAAACTGATCTCGGCCGCCGCCGTGGTCGTAGCCGCCGGCGTGCTGATCTACCGCTATACGCTTACGCCCGATCCGGTTCACATCCTGCCGCAGGAGTTCCAGCAGTTCAACCCCTTCTACGTGGTGGGTCTGACGCCGATTTCGGTGGCCATCTTCACGGCCCTGGCCCGCAAGGGCAAGGAGCCCTCGGCTCCGCGCAAGATCGGTCTGGGTATGATCATCGCCGCGTTGGGCTTCCTGATCCTGACGATCGGATCGGTGGGTCTGATGTCGCCGGCCGAGGTGAAGGCTGCCGGGGCGAGTGATCAGTTTGTCTCGCAGAACTGGCTGATTTCGACCTATCTGGTGCTGACGTTCGCCGAGCTGCTGCTCTCGCCGATGGGAATCTCGTTTGTCTCGAAGGTGGCCCCTCCGAAGTACAAGGGTATGATGATGGGCTGCTGGTTCGCCGCCACGGCCATCGGCAACTACGCCACCTCGCTGATCGGCTATCTGTGGGGCAGCGGCATGGCGCTGTGGATGGTCTGGAGCGTGCTGATCGTGCTGTGCCTGCTCTCGGCGCTCTTCATCTTCTCGATCATGCGCAAACTCGAAAATGCCACGGCGGCCTGAGGCCGATCCAACACTGAAGCGGGCCCGGACGATCGTCGTCCGGGCCCGCTTCTTCGAATCAGCAAACCGGTGTTCAGATCCTGGTCAACTTGTCCTGTACGAATTTCTCCCGGGCAATCAGGCAGGCCCCCGTCACGCCGATCCGGTCGGGGTTGGAGGAGTTGACGACTACCAGATTGCGATGGATGAGCTTGAGCGAATACTTCTTGATGCTCATTTTGACGGATTCCAACAGAATGTCGTTCTCTTTCGAGAGACTTCCTCCGATGATGATGGCCCGGGGGTTGAAGATGTTGATGAGATTGGCCAGTTGCAGGCCGAGTTTCCGACCCATCTCCTCCATGATGTCCTGGCAAAGCGGATCTTCGTTGTTGGCCGCCTGGATGATGTCCAGAATCGAAGGGGAGCCGGAATCCGTCCTGCCGGGCTTGATGATCGAGGTTTTTCCGGCGGCGAGCTGTTCGGAGAGGATCCGGATGGCGGCGTTGCCCGACACTTCGGTTTCGAGACACCCCTTTTTCCCGCAATGACAGATTATTTCGTTGTCAAAGGCTCTCGTATGTCCCAACTCACCGGCGAAATCATCCGCTCCGCGATAGATCTCGCCATTGGTCAGTATGCCCAGTCCGAGTCCCCAGCTGACGTTGACATAGAGACAGTCCTTGTAATCCTTGATGTTTCCCTTGTATAATTCGCCGTAGAGCATGGCACGCGTGTCGTTTTCGATGACGGAGCGGACGCCGATCCCGTCGCTGAGAATCTCGGCCAGGGGTTTGTCTTCGTTGTTTTCGAAGGCGAAGATGCTGTGGCTGAGACCCTTTCTGAAGTTGACGCGCCCCGATATGTTGAAGCAGGCCGTTGCGATGCGCTCCTGCACGCCGGAATTCCGGATGAAGTCGCAGACCTGGTGGCACATGGATTCGAAGAACTGGGGCGTGTTGGCGAACTGGAGCTCCCGGTACTCCTGCTCGGCGACGGTGTCGCCCTCGAGGTTCATCAGGCTGATGACCATCATGTAGTGTTTGAGGTCCACGCCGAGGAAATAGGCCGAATCGGGATTGAGTCTGTACCAGGTGGCCTTACGGCCGCGGAGCTGTGATTGGGGCGAAGTTTTCGAGGTGCGCACGTAGCCGGCCTCGACGCCGTTGCGGACGTACCGGGCAATGGTCGGGATGCTGTAACCGGTGAGCCGGGCAATCTCGGGGATCATCAGTTGTCCCTGCTGGAAGAAGCAGTCGATGATGCTTTTTTTCATGGCGGCATTGGCATACCGTTTTTCGGAACCGGAGAAGGCTTCGCGCGGAAGCGTTGAATTGGAGATCATGGCAGGAGGATCAATTTTGATATAAAAATAAATCATTTTATTAAAAAAGGCAACTTTTTGATCTTAAAATAAAAAATGATTTTTTATATAAATACAAGTATGTTTTATTTATTTATCTGTATAACAGTATGTTGTGGTATAAGATCGCCGGCTGTTTAATAAATGGATCAAGAAAATTATTTTTTTATTTCAAATGTCTTTTATTTGTAATGAACAAACCGAACAAGAGATGATGGAACCCAAACGAAACATGGAAATCGAGCGGTCGATGAGCTATTTTTATTTCATCGCCTTTGTGGTGGCGCTCGGCGGCGGTCTTTACGGCTACGATACGGCGGTGGTCTCCGGGACGATCTCGATGGGGGGCAGTCAGTTTCATCTGACGGCCTCGATGGAGGGCACCTATGTGGGCTGCGCGCTGTTCGGCTCGATCGTCGGCGTGCTGGGTTCGGGACTGCTCGAAGGGGTCGGGCGCAAACGGGCGCTGATCCTCTCGTCGATTCTCTATACGGTTTCGGCCGTGGGGTGTACGGTCAGCAATTCGTTTGCGGCTCTTGTTCTGTATCGGGTGATCGGGGGTGTCGGCATCGGCATCTCGGCCGTGGTGGCGCCGGCCTACATCAGCGAGATCGCACCGGCCCGGCACCGCGGACGCCTGGTATCGCTCTATCAGCTGGCCATCACCGTCGGATTCCTGGCGGCGTATGTAGTCAACTATTTTCTGTTGGAGTATGCGCAGACGGCCGACGGGATCCGTGAGGGGCTCTTCGCGAAGGTCTTCGTCGACGAGTGCTGGCGGGGGATGCTTTTCGCCGAGACGCTGCCGGCCGTTGCGTTCATCGTGCTGCTGTTGTTCATTCCCGAGAGTCCCGTGTGGCTTTCGATGCGGGGCAACGGGAAGCGTTCGCTGCTTGCGGAGCTGAAGGCTGTCTCCCGGCCGCCGATCCGCAAGGCCGTGCTGATCGGAGCGGCCATTGCCATCCTGGGTCAGTTCATGGGGGTCAACGCGGTTCTCTATTACGGGCCCTCGATCTTCGAGGAGTCGGGGCTGGCTTCGGGCGATTCGCTCTTCTACCAGGTGTTGGTGGGGTTGGTGAATGTGGTCACGACGCTCATCGCCTTCTTCATCATCGACCGGGTCGGACGCAAGCGGCTGGTCTATTTCGGGGTGACGGGCATGATTGTCACGCTGCTCGGCATAGCCTGGTATTTTCAGTTCGGCCGGGCGCTCTCGAGCTACATTCTTCTGGTGTTTTTTCTGTTGTACATATTCTTTTGTGCGATTTCGATTTGTGCGGTCATATTTGTTCTGCTCTCCGAGATGTTTCCATCCCGGGTGCGGGGGATTGCCATGTCGATTGCGGAGTTTTCGCTCTGGATCGGTACGTGGCTCATTGGCCAATTGACTCCCGTGCTGCTCGAGACGCTCAGACCCCAGGGTACGTTCCTGCTCTTTGCGGTGATCTGCGTGCCCTACATGCTGATCGTCTGGAAACTCATTCCCGAGACGACCGGTAAGTCTCTGGAGGAGATCGAGGCATACTGGTATGCGCACAAGACGGAATCCAGGTAATAAAACGATAAAAAAAGCTTATGGATCTAAAGAAAACATCCGAGAGGTACAGGCGGGAGTTGCTCGACAACGTGCTTCCCTTCTGGGTGAATCATTCGCTCGATCGGGAGTGCGGGGGCTATTTTACCTGTCTGAACCGGGACGGCAGTGTCTATGACACGGACAAGTTCGTCTGGTTGCAGGGGCGTGAAGTGTGGATGTTCGCCATGCTGTACAATCAGTTGGAGAAGCGTCAGGAGTGGCTCGACGTGGCCGTCCACGGGGCCGAATTCCTGAAGAAGCACGGCCACAACGGCAACTACGACTTCTATTTTTCGCTCGATCGGGCGGGCCGGCCGCTGGTTCAGCCCTACAACATCTTCTCGAACACGTTTGCCTGCATGGGCTTCGCGCAGCTGGCCAAGGCGACGGGCAATGCCGAATATGCGGAGATTGCGCGCCAGGCCTTCCGCCGCATCCTCGAACGGCGCAACTCGCCCAAGGGGATCTGGGAGAAGACGATTGCGAGCACCCGGGCGATGAAGGGATTTGCCCTTCCGATGATCATCTGCAACATGGCCTTGGAGGTTGAGGATATTCTCGAGGACAAGCAGATTCTCGATACCACGATCAAGGATTGTCTGGACGAGATCTTGCAGACGTTC is a genomic window containing:
- a CDS encoding alpha-amylase family glycosyl hydrolase, with amino-acid sequence MEKENTTPKRLPIVEQDEWLLPVEEQINARHARYRAKMDDIVRSAGSIVDYANGYRYFGWQWDPTLDGWWLREWLPGAQDVYVFGDFNNWQRTEIRMHRDQAGVWSAFFPAAMYRDRLTHGSLYKIHVHGDNGWMDRIPAYARRVVQDEQTKNFTAQFWQPAEPFDWQGDAFDASTLGSLLIYEAHVGMAQEREGVGTYREFTEKILPIIKRDGYNAVQLMAIAEHPYYGSFGYHVSSFFAPTSRCGTPEELKELIRRAHEMGLAVIMDLVHAHYVKNLNEGINELDGTDHLYSRPGEEGNQPYWDSKLFDYGKQEVQHFLLSNVKYWLDEFHFDGFRFDGVTSMIYHHHGYVTFDSRDRYFDAGVNEDAITYLTLANRLIHEFRLAAVTIAEDVSGMPGMCIPIDDGGIGFDYRLGMAIPDFWIKLLKDIPDEEWNIWEMWSVMTDRLPQVKTVAYAESHDQALVGDKTIAFRLMDKEMYFHMDRASQNLIIDRGMALHMMIRLMTISTGGQAYLNFMGNEFGHPEWIDFPREGNGWSYAHARRQWSLSRNRLLRYSWLGDFDRAMIRLVKKYRVLADGYPWNLLMDEHNKTMAFSHGRLLFVFNWHPTASIPDYELPVQGPGKYVPILSTDERRFGGQERQSMDSEHFSFNVTGDDGKEYPRIRIYNTSRTATVYLRKR
- a CDS encoding ROK family transcriptional regulator, giving the protein MISNSTLPREAFSGSEKRYANAAMKKSIIDCFFQQGQLMIPEIARLTGYSIPTIARYVRNGVEAGYVRTSKTSPQSQLRGRKATWYRLNPDSAYFLGVDLKHYMMVISLMNLEGDTVAEQEYRELQFANTPQFFESMCHQVCDFIRNSGVQERIATACFNISGRVNFRKGLSHSIFAFENNEDKPLAEILSDGIGVRSVIENDTRAMLYGELYKGNIKDYKDCLYVNVSWGLGLGILTNGEIYRGADDFAGELGHTRAFDNEIICHCGKKGCLETEVSGNAAIRILSEQLAAGKTSIIKPGRTDSGSPSILDIIQAANNEDPLCQDIMEEMGRKLGLQLANLINIFNPRAIIIGGSLSKENDILLESVKMSIKKYSLKLIHRNLVVVNSSNPDRIGVTGACLIAREKFVQDKLTRI
- a CDS encoding AGE family epimerase/isomerase yields the protein MDLKKTSERYRRELLDNVLPFWVNHSLDRECGGYFTCLNRDGSVYDTDKFVWLQGREVWMFAMLYNQLEKRQEWLDVAVHGAEFLKKHGHNGNYDFYFSLDRAGRPLVQPYNIFSNTFACMGFAQLAKATGNAEYAEIARQAFRRILERRNSPKGIWEKTIASTRAMKGFALPMIICNMALEVEDILEDKQILDTTIKDCLDEILQTFYRPELGCMVENVNASDGSLIDCFEGREINPGHDLEALWFMMNLGLRLNDRALIEKCVSISLSVIERGWDKQYGGIFYFMDRCGYPPQKLEWDQKLWWVHLESAIAMIKGYQLTGNAKCLEWFEKLDDYMWTHFRDQEYPEWFGYLNRRGEVLLPLKGGKWKGCFHVPRGLYQISTILSRIEN
- a CDS encoding MFS transporter, yielding MEIERSMSYFYFIAFVVALGGGLYGYDTAVVSGTISMGGSQFHLTASMEGTYVGCALFGSIVGVLGSGLLEGVGRKRALILSSILYTVSAVGCTVSNSFAALVLYRVIGGVGIGISAVVAPAYISEIAPARHRGRLVSLYQLAITVGFLAAYVVNYFLLEYAQTADGIREGLFAKVFVDECWRGMLFAETLPAVAFIVLLLFIPESPVWLSMRGNGKRSLLAELKAVSRPPIRKAVLIGAAIAILGQFMGVNAVLYYGPSIFEESGLASGDSLFYQVLVGLVNVVTTLIAFFIIDRVGRKRLVYFGVTGMIVTLLGIAWYFQFGRALSSYILLVFFLLYIFFCAISICAVIFVLLSEMFPSRVRGIAMSIAEFSLWIGTWLIGQLTPVLLETLRPQGTFLLFAVICVPYMLIVWKLIPETTGKSLEEIEAYWYAHKTESR
- a CDS encoding peptide MFS transporter, with amino-acid sequence MFKGQPKGLYALSLANTGERFGYYTMLAIFTLFLQAKFGYTEAVTTQIYGIFLAAVYFMPFFGGILADRFGFGKMVTLGIFVMFAGYALLSIPTGTGFAGQAMMFGALALIACGTGLFKGNLQVLVGNLYDDPAYQAKRDNAFSIFYMAINIGAMFAPGMAKWITNHFLAQDGLIYNGQIPALAHQYLELGDQMPAEPLAKLQELAASMSTTITDLGEFSRHYIDKLSTAYNMGFGVACLSLVVSYLIYVGFRKTFKHADVTAKQQAAAATSAGVKTAELTPAQTKSRITALMLVFAVVIFFWMAFHQNGSTMTFFARDYTTSEATGITRMGFDIFNLVLVLVGVYGIVGFFQSEKGRGKLISAAAVVVAAGVLIYRYTLTPDPVHILPQEFQQFNPFYVVGLTPISVAIFTALARKGKEPSAPRKIGLGMIIAALGFLILTIGSVGLMSPAEVKAAGASDQFVSQNWLISTYLVLTFAELLLSPMGISFVSKVAPPKYKGMMMGCWFAATAIGNYATSLIGYLWGSGMALWMVWSVLIVLCLLSALFIFSIMRKLENATAA